Proteins found in one Hoplias malabaricus isolate fHopMal1 chromosome 17, fHopMal1.hap1, whole genome shotgun sequence genomic segment:
- the hapln3 gene encoding hyaluronan and proteoglycan link protein 3 — MRVARPLLLLLLHALLETLALRFSNGFYYHTIEKSDGTGEIHFNGVRLHVESPQSSVSAVQGSNVTLPCHYRYEPELSVPRRTRVKWLWLPTARGGREKNVMVALGSRHRSYGNFHGRVRLRRSAPGDASLVINPLSLDDIGRYRCEIIDGLEDESVIVELEFKGVVFPYYSPRGRYELTFQEAKEACEQQGACLATFEQLFAAYEEGLDWCNAGWLADGTAQYPVSVPREACGGVEVAPGVRSYGLRHKTFDRFDAFCFTSSIKGEVYFLQHPLKLNFTEAVEACVHDGAQIAKVGELYAAWRFVGLDQCDAGWVADGSVRYPISRPRPNCGTPEPGVRSFGFLPHHLKYGVYCHKVRW; from the exons ATGAGGGTCGCGCGCCccctgctgctgttgctgctgcacGCGCTGCTGGAGACCCTCGCGCTGCGATTCTCCAACGGTTTTTACTACCACACCATAGAGAAGAGCGACGGGAccggagaga TTCACTTCAATGGGGTCCGTCTTCACGTGGAATCTCCGCAGTCGTCGGTGTCTGCTGTTCAGGGAAGCAACGTGACCCTGCCGTGTCATTACCGGTATGAACCGGAGCTGAGCGTGCCTCGAAGGACCAGGGTGAAATGGCTGTGGCTTCCTACGGCAAGAGGAGGGCGGGAGAAGAATGTGATGGTGGCGTTAGGCTCTCGCCACAGGAGCTACGGGAATTTCCATGGGCGCGTTCGCCTCCGCCGCAGCGCCCCGGGTGACGCATCACTGGTCATCAACCCGCTGTCGCTTGACGACATAGGGCGATACCGCTGCGAGATCATTGACGGCCTGGAGGACGAGAGCGTCATCGTGGAGCTCGAGTTCAAAG gtgtggtgTTCCCTTATTACTCCCCCAGGGGGCGCTACGAGTTGACCTTCCAGGAAGCTAAAGAGGCCTGTGAGCAACAGGGTGCCTGCCTGGCCACCTTTGAGCAGTTATTTGCAGCCTATGAAGAGGGTCTTGACTGGTGTAACGCTGGGTGGTTGGCTGATGGGACCGCCCAGTACCCTGTCTCTGTGCCTCGAGAAGCCTGTGGTGGAGTAGAAGTGGCGCCAGGTGTACGGAGCTATGGTTTACGCCACAAAACATTCGACCGCTTTGATGCATTCTGCTTCACTTCATCTATTAAAG GTGAGGTCTACTTCCTGCAGCACCCACTCAAACTGAACTTCACTGAGGCAGTGGAGGCCTGTGTGCATGACGGCGCTCAGATTGCTAAAGTGGGTGAGCTCTACGCAGCCTGGAGGTTTGTGGGGTTGGATCAGTGTGATGCCGGTTGGGTGGCTGATGGGAGCGTGCGTTACCCCATCAGCAGACCCAGGCCCAACTGCGGCACTCCAGAACCAGGAGTGCGGAGCTTTGGCTTCCTTCCCCACCATTTAAAATATGGGGTGTACTGTCACAAAGTAAGATGGTAA
- the mfge8b gene encoding milk fat globule EGF and factor V/VIII domain containing b isoform X1 yields the protein MKIHTSFSPSLPLLSALFLLVCVSAVRGDYCEVNVCLNGGTCVTGVGKNPFVCICSDGFTGDTCNETETGPCHPNPCKNDGICEVIANSGRGDVFTGFVCKCQKGFEGVYCQKNVNDCAGQPCQNGGQCRDLDGDFSCKCPSPYVGKHCQLRCISLLGMEGGGIAESQISASSVHYGILGLQRWGPELARLNNKGLVNAWTSASHDKNPWIEINMQRKMRFTGIITQGASRMGTAEYIKSFKVASSLDGRTYTIYRAGDQKNDVVFLGNVDNDGTKTNLFDPPIIAQYIRILPVVCRKACTLRMELVGCEINVYLNMTGCSEPLGFKSRLIADGQLTASSSFRTWGIEAFTWHPHYARLDKQGKTNAWTAATNSRSEWLQVDLLSPKRITGIITQGAKDFGNVQFVSALKVAYSDDGQYWTIVKDDKTKADKIFPGNSDNNVHKRNVFEPPFYARFVRVIPWVWHERITVRMELLGCDE from the exons ATGAAAATTCACACGAGTTTCTCACCTTCTCTTCCACTTTTGAGCGCCCTGTTTCTCCTTGTTTGCGTCTCTGCAGTGAGAG GGGATTACTGTGAAGTAAATGTGTGTCTGAATGGAGGGACGTGTGTGACAGGAGTAGGAAAGAATCCCTTTGTCTGTATCTGCTCGGACGGCTTCACAGGAGATACCTGCAATGAAACTGAGACTG GGCCCTGTCATCCTAACCCCTGCAAAAACGACGGCATATGTGAGGTCATCGCCAACTCAGGCAGAGGGGATGTCTTTACTGGATTTGTTTGCAAGTGCCAAAAAGGCTTTGAGGGTGTTTACTGTCAGAAAA ATGTGAATGACTGTGCTGGTCAGCCATGTCAAAATGGGGGGCAGTGTCGAGATCTTGATGGAGATTTTTCCTGCAAATGTCCATCACCTTATGTCGGGAAACACTGCCAACTGC GCTGTATCTCACTGTTAGGGATGGAGGGTGGTGGCATTGCTGAGTCTCAGATCTCAGCATCCTCTGTCCACTATGGCATTCTGGGATTGCAGCGCTGGGGGCCTGAGCTGGCCCGTCTCAACAACAAAGGCCTAGTGAATGCATGGACCTCCGCCTCACATGACAAGAACCCCTGGATTGAG ATCAACATGCAAAGGAAGATGCGTTTCACTGGCATCATCACCCAGGGCGCCAGTCGTATGGGCACTGCTGAATACATAAAATCTTTCAAGGTGGCATCCAGTTTGGATGGACGTACATACACCATATACAGAGCTGGAGACCAGAAGAATGATGTG GTTTTTCTGGGAAATGTGGACAATGATGGCACAAAGACCAACCTGTTTGACCCTCCCATAATAGCTCAGTACATCCGCATTTTGCCTGTGGTGTGCCGCAAAGCCTGCACCCTGAGGATGGAGCTGGTGGGCTGTGAGATTAACG TGTATTTGAACATGACAGGTTGCTCAGAGCCATTGGGTTTCAAGTCACGGCTGATTGCTGATGGTCAGCTGACTGCCTCCAGCTCTTTCCGGACGTGGGGCATTGAGGCCTTCACCTGGCATCCACACTATGCCCGTTTGGACAAACAGGGCAAGACCAATGCATGGACTGCTGCCACCAACAGCAGATCTGAGTGGCTTCAG GTGGACTTGTTGTCCCCAAAGCGGATTACTGGAATCATAACACAGGGGGCCAAGGACTTCGGAAACGTGCAGTTTGTTTCAGCTCTCAAAGTGGCTTACAGTGATGATGGTCAGTACTGGACCATTGTGAAGGATGACAAAACAAAGGCTGATAAG ATCTTCCCTGGCAACAGTGATAACAACGTACACAAAAGGAATGTGTTTGAGCCGCCCTTCTATGCCCGATTTGTCCGCGTCATCCCATGGGTGTGGCATGAGCGCATTACTGTGCGAATGGAGCTGCTGGGCTGTGATGAATAA
- the mfge8b gene encoding milk fat globule EGF and factor V/VIII domain containing b isoform X2 has protein sequence MKIHTSFSPSLPLLSALFLLVCVSAVRGDYCEVNVCLNGGTCVTGVGKNPFVCICSDGFTGDTCNETETGPCHPNPCKNDGICEVIANSGRGDVFTGFVCKCQKGFEGVYCQKNVNDCAGQPCQNGGQCRDLDGDFSCKCPSPYVGKHCQLRCISLLGMEGGGIAESQISASSVHYGILGLQRWGPELARLNNKGLVNAWTSASHDKNPWIEINMQRKMRFTGIITQGASRMGTAEYIKSFKVASSLDGRTYTIYRAGDQKNDVVFLGNVDNDGTKTNLFDPPIIAQYIRILPVVCRKACTLRMELVGCEINGCSEPLGFKSRLIADGQLTASSSFRTWGIEAFTWHPHYARLDKQGKTNAWTAATNSRSEWLQVDLLSPKRITGIITQGAKDFGNVQFVSALKVAYSDDGQYWTIVKDDKTKADKIFPGNSDNNVHKRNVFEPPFYARFVRVIPWVWHERITVRMELLGCDE, from the exons ATGAAAATTCACACGAGTTTCTCACCTTCTCTTCCACTTTTGAGCGCCCTGTTTCTCCTTGTTTGCGTCTCTGCAGTGAGAG GGGATTACTGTGAAGTAAATGTGTGTCTGAATGGAGGGACGTGTGTGACAGGAGTAGGAAAGAATCCCTTTGTCTGTATCTGCTCGGACGGCTTCACAGGAGATACCTGCAATGAAACTGAGACTG GGCCCTGTCATCCTAACCCCTGCAAAAACGACGGCATATGTGAGGTCATCGCCAACTCAGGCAGAGGGGATGTCTTTACTGGATTTGTTTGCAAGTGCCAAAAAGGCTTTGAGGGTGTTTACTGTCAGAAAA ATGTGAATGACTGTGCTGGTCAGCCATGTCAAAATGGGGGGCAGTGTCGAGATCTTGATGGAGATTTTTCCTGCAAATGTCCATCACCTTATGTCGGGAAACACTGCCAACTGC GCTGTATCTCACTGTTAGGGATGGAGGGTGGTGGCATTGCTGAGTCTCAGATCTCAGCATCCTCTGTCCACTATGGCATTCTGGGATTGCAGCGCTGGGGGCCTGAGCTGGCCCGTCTCAACAACAAAGGCCTAGTGAATGCATGGACCTCCGCCTCACATGACAAGAACCCCTGGATTGAG ATCAACATGCAAAGGAAGATGCGTTTCACTGGCATCATCACCCAGGGCGCCAGTCGTATGGGCACTGCTGAATACATAAAATCTTTCAAGGTGGCATCCAGTTTGGATGGACGTACATACACCATATACAGAGCTGGAGACCAGAAGAATGATGTG GTTTTTCTGGGAAATGTGGACAATGATGGCACAAAGACCAACCTGTTTGACCCTCCCATAATAGCTCAGTACATCCGCATTTTGCCTGTGGTGTGCCGCAAAGCCTGCACCCTGAGGATGGAGCTGGTGGGCTGTGAGATTAACG GTTGCTCAGAGCCATTGGGTTTCAAGTCACGGCTGATTGCTGATGGTCAGCTGACTGCCTCCAGCTCTTTCCGGACGTGGGGCATTGAGGCCTTCACCTGGCATCCACACTATGCCCGTTTGGACAAACAGGGCAAGACCAATGCATGGACTGCTGCCACCAACAGCAGATCTGAGTGGCTTCAG GTGGACTTGTTGTCCCCAAAGCGGATTACTGGAATCATAACACAGGGGGCCAAGGACTTCGGAAACGTGCAGTTTGTTTCAGCTCTCAAAGTGGCTTACAGTGATGATGGTCAGTACTGGACCATTGTGAAGGATGACAAAACAAAGGCTGATAAG ATCTTCCCTGGCAACAGTGATAACAACGTACACAAAAGGAATGTGTTTGAGCCGCCCTTCTATGCCCGATTTGTCCGCGTCATCCCATGGGTGTGGCATGAGCGCATTACTGTGCGAATGGAGCTGCTGGGCTGTGATGAATAA